The DNA region CAACAACGGTGCAAACCAGCGATACAGTGCGCGCGCCTCCTGCCAGCGCCCTGCCTGGGCCAGACGCCAGATCGCCACCGTTTCCGCCGGGAAGGCCACCACCAGACCGGCCACCCAGCCATCCGCGCCCATCATCAGGCTTTCCAGCGCCAGGTCATCCACGCCGCTGAACAGGGCAAAGCGCTGGCCGACGGTATTGATGATGTTGGTCAGGGTGCGGATATCGCCGCTGGATTCCTTGATGGCGACGAATTTTGGTTCATGAGCCATTTCGGCATACATCTCGGGCGTGATGTTGACGCCATAGGCCACGGGGTTGTTGTAAATCATGATCGGCAGGGGGCTGGCATCCGCCACGCGCTGATAGTGATGGAGCGTTTCACGCGCGTCCGACACATAGCGCATGGCCGGCAGCAGCATGATGCCGTCGGCCCCCGCTGCATGCGCAGCCTGGGCCAGGGCACGGGCGGCACGCGTGCTGTCTTCCGCCACGGTCAGCAGCACCGGCTTGTCGCCGGCCACTTCTTTGGCGGTTCGGAGGATGGCCAGCTTTTCCTCTGCCGTCAGGGTCGAAGCCTCGCCCAGCGAGCCACAGACGATGATGCCATCGACGCCGTTGTCGAGCTGCCAGGCGATATGCCGGGCGGTCGCCGCCAGATCAAGCGATTCATCGGCATGGAATTGGGTGGTCACGGCGGGAAAGACCCCGCGCCAAAGGTGGGTCATGGTCAACGCTCCTGAGTCTGGATCGGGCAGCCCGGTGCTGCCTCCTGTTTTCCATGCTAGGAATTTTTGTATACAAAAAGCAAAGATTTTGCATGCAATTCATGCCGTGAAAGCAGGCGGCACTGCATGAGTGATTTTTTGCAACATCGCCAATTATTCAATAAATAAAAGGCTTTTGATTAGTTTTTACCTGGGTTTTGTCATGTTGCAGATTGTCGTATTTTGACAAATATCAATGGTTTTATTGTATTCAAAAATGCGCAGTTCTAGAGTGAAAGCATTCAGGGTAAGGAGAAGGCCAGATGGCAGTCAGCGAATTTGAATGCATTGACGGACACACTTGCGGCAATCCGGTGCGACTGGTGACCCGGGGCGCACCGGCGTTGAATGGCCGGACCCAGGCCGAGCGCCGGCTGGATTTTCTGGCGCGCTATGACTGGATCCGTACTGGTCTGATGTATGAGCCGCGCGGGCATGCCCAAATGTCCGGGGCATTTCTCTATCCGCCAACCCGCGACGATTGCGATGTGGCGGTGCTGTACATCGAGACCAGCGGTTGTCTGCCAATGTGTGGCCACGGCACCATCGGTGTGGTGACCATGGCCATCGAACATCAACTGGTACAGCCGAAAACCCCCGGGGTGCTGAATCTCGACACGCCGGCCGGCAAGGTGGTGGCCAGCTACCGGCAGGAAGGCGGCAAGGTCAAGTCGGTCAAGCTGAGCAATGTGCCCTCCTTCCTGCTGCTGCGCGATGTCGAGGTCGAAGTGCAGGCCCTGGGCCGACTCAAGGTGGATATCGCCTATGGCGGCAACTTCTATCCGATTGTCGAGACGCAGGCCAACTATCGCGACATGGCCGATTACACCCCGGCCCAACTGGTCAGCATGGGCAACGAGCTGCGTGACTTCATCAATGCCCACTACGACATCGTGCATCCGCTGGACCCCAATATTCGCGGCGTTCGCCATGTGCAGTGGACCGGCGCGCCGAAAACGCCCGGCTCGCATGCCGCCAACGCGGTGCTCTATGGCGCCGCCGCGCTGGATCGCTCCCCCTGTGGTACCGGCACCTCGGCCCGTCTGGCGCAGCGCTATGGGCGCGGTTTGATGAAAAAGGGCGATGTGCTGGTGCATGAGAGTCTGATCGGCAGCCAGTTCACTGGCACCATCGAGGAAGAAACCGAGGTTGCCGGCCTGCCGGCCATCGTGCCCGGCATTGCCGGCTGGGCCATCGTCACCGGCTATAACCGCATCCTGCTGGACGATGCCGATCCCTATGTACACGGCTTCGTGGTGGGCTGAATGAACGCTCGCAGCGCTATCGGGCTCAAGCCCTCGGTCATCGTGGTCGGTGCCGGTATTGTCGGTATCGCCTGTGCCCTGCAACTGCGTCTGGCCGGCTGTGCCGTCACCCTGATCGACCGCGGCGAGCCGGCGCGCGAGACCAGCTTCGGCAATGCCGGGGCACTGGCGGTCAGCGATGTCATCCCCCTGGCCGAGCCCGGCGTGCTGGCCAAGGTGCCGCGCTGGCTGCTTGATCCGCTTGGCCCGCTGGCGGTGCGCTGGCGCTATCTGCCGAGCCTGGCGCCCTGGCTGCTGCGTTTTGTGGCCGCCAGTCGCCCCGCCCGGGTGGCGACCCTGACCACTGCGCTGTCTGCGCTGCTGGAACGTGTCAACGATGACTATGCCGCACTGGTCGACGCCGCTGGCATCGGTCATCTGTGGCGCCGCCACGGTGCGCTGACACTCTATCGCAGCGAAGCCGAATTCCGTGCGGCCGAACCGGCCTGGCAAAGCAAGCAGCGGCATGGCGTGCAGTGGCGCAAGCTCAGCGGACCGGCGCTGGCGGCGCTGGCGCCACCGCTGGACCCGCGCTGGCAAGTGGCGGTCGAAGTGCCGGCCTGGTCGCATGTCGACGATCCCTATCTGTTCAGCCTGGGGTTGTTCGATGCCTTTGTGCGCGCCGGCGGACAATTCATCCAGGACGAGGTTCTGGCCACGACCGGAGACGGACAGGTGGTCCGCGGCGTTGACACCAGAGCGCAGGGTGTCCTGGCGGCCGATGCCGTGCTCATCGCCTGTGGTATCTGGAGTGATCGCTTCTTTCGCCAGCATCGCTATCGCGTGCCGCTGGAGAGCGAGCGCGGCTACCACGTCACCCTGCCACATGCCGGGGTGGCACTGCACCATTTCCTGCAATGCGCCAGCGAGAGTTTTGTCATCCTGCCGATGGCCAATGGCGGGCTGCGTCTGGCCGGCACCGTTGAACTGGCGCACCGGGATGCGCCGCCAGACTGGCGTCGCGCCCATCTGCTGGTTGACAAGGCGCGGCAGATCCTCGGCGACTTCGAGACCCGTGACATGAGCGTGTGGATGGGCAATCGCCCCTCCTTGCCGGACACCGTGCCGCTGATCGGCCCGGCGCCGGATCGGCCCGGACTGTACTTTGCCACCGGTCACGGCCATCTCGGCTTGACCCTGGCCGCGACCACCGGCGCCCTGCTGACCGAACAAATCTGCCAGCGTCCGGCCACGCTGGATCTGACCCCTTACCGACTAGGCCGTTTCTGAGCGCAGTAGCACAACCACGGTGATACACCAGGAGGAGCATCGCAGATGAAGCAGAAAACATGGGCTGCATGGTTGGCCGGCGGTTCGCTGGCCTTGTCGCTGCCGGTTTACGCCGACACCACGGTGAAGATCGGTTTTGCCTCGCCGCTGTCCGGGCCGCAGGCACACTATGGCAAGGACAACGAGAATGCCATCAAGATGGCCGTCGACGATCTCAATGCCAAACCGATGACGGTCGGCGGGCAGAAAATCCACTTCGAGCTGGTATCGGAAGATGATCAGGCCGACCCGCGCATCGGTACCCAGGTCGCCCAGCGTCTGGTCGATGCCGGTGTGAAGGCGGTCATCGGCCACTTCAACTCCGGCGTATCCATCCCGGCATCGCGTTTGTATGCCGAAGCCGGTATCCCGCAATTGTCGGTATCGACCAACCCCGCCTATACCAAGTCCGGCTACAAGACCACCTTCCGGCTGGTCGGCAGCGACAGCCAGATCGGTGGCGCGCTGGGCCGCTATGCCGTGCAGCAGCTCAAGGCCAAACGCATCGCGGTCATCGATGATCGCACCGCCTATGGCCAGGGCATTGCCGATGAATTCGTCAAAGCCTTGCAGGGCATGGGCAAGCAACCGATCGCCCGGCAATACACCACCGACAAGTCGACCGACTTCGCCGCCATCCTGACCGCGCTCAAGGCACAGCGTCCGGATGTGATCTTCTATGGCGGGGCCGATGCCCAGGCCGCACCGATGGCGCGCCAGCTGAAACAACTGGGGATCAATGCCCGTCTGATGGGCGGAGACATGCTCAACACCCCGACCTTCATCCAGCTGGCAGGGGCCGATGCCAATGGCCACTATTCGGCGGTAGCGGGGGGCTTGCTGGAAGCACGTCCGGCCGGCAAGGCCTGGGTGGCGCGCTACAAGGCGCGCTTCAATCAGGATGTCGTCTTGCTCGGACCGCAGTTCTACGATGGCATGATGCTGGTGGCCGATGCCATGAAGCGGGCCAACTCGACCGAGCCGGCCAAATTCCTGCCGATGATTGCCAACAGCCGTTACAAGGGGGTGACCGCCGACTTCAGCTTTGACGCCAGCGGCAATCTGCAAAACGCCCCGGTGACGCTGTCACGGGTCGAGGGCGATCACTGGAGCGTGGTCAGCGTGGTGCACTGATCCACGGGGTCCCTAGTGCGGCCACCACCAGCTGGTATCGGTTGGCGGTGTACCGGCAGGGAGTTGCGGGTTGGTCAGCAGAATGACCCGGCGATGCTCGCGTCGCAGGCGGGCGATTTCCTGCTGATGGTACTGCTGGAACAGGGCCTTCAGGCTGCCATCGGCCAGCGCGGCGTTGAGCCCGCGACCAATGCGCTCGGCCAGCGCGGCATTGCTCTGGTTGACCCAGAAATACACTGGCAAGGGAAAAAACAGTGCCAATCCGGGCTCGGCGACCAGCCCGGGATACTTGGCCCGGAACATCTCCAGTTCCGGGCCAATCTCATTCAGCCCGCGCGGCAGGGCATCGAAGCGCCCGGCGGCCAGCATGGCAAACAACTCCTCATAACCCACCGTGGGCGTCACGCGGAAACCATTGGCGATCAGAATCGGGTAATCGGCCCATTGGCTGTTGAAGCCCAGCAGGATCTGCTGCCTGAGCTGGCGATCAGACAGCCGGGCAAAGCGCGTCTGTTCTTCCGCGCGCACCATCAGGATGCGGTAACCCAGCATGCCGCGCAGGATATCGAAGCGCACCGGGCGCAGGATTTTCTCACGCACCGGGGAGCAGGGAATGGCCACCACATCCAGTTGCGCACGTTCCAGCAGGGTGATGGCCCGCGACTGACTGACCGGGGGGCCTTCATAGGGCTGCAGCCGGTACGGGCCGTCTGTGGCGCGGGTATGCGACAACGCCAGATCCAGCACGCGCCAGCGATATTCATTGATCGGGCTGACGGGGCCATAGCGCACGACCAGCGTGCTTTGTGCGGCCAGCGGCAGACAGCTTGCTGCCATCCAGCATGCAATAACGATGCGTCCGAGCCAGTGTCTGGCAGTCATGACCGGGGTGGCCTTGTGCAGTGATGCTTTGATGGATACTTGCAGCCTACATGATGTGTATTGCAAAAAGGAAACAGTGCGGCCTTTGTGGCATGCGGCTGTGGTGCACTTGACCCGCTTAATGACAAAAAAATACAATGCGATACCGTTTTAATTCTTGGGGTTATACCTTGGACAGTCAGAGTTGTCAGTCAAACCGGCTTTCCCGTTAATCCTGGCCTGACCGCTGCCCTCTCTTGCGCCGCCGTCTTGTCCAGGCAGGCGGTGCGTATCCTGATCGTCGATCCGTACCTGAAAACACGTGTTTGAGCACCCGAGCCGAGCCCGGTGCGCAGTGTCTTGTGCTGCGTCCGCCCGGCGGGCGACCTGCTGCCATGGCCCGAATCTGCCAGATAAGGAGCATGCCATGAGCTTGATGCCGCATTTCGGTGAAGCCGAATTCTGCAAATCCCTGATCAGCCTGATCACCGCCTTCGTCATGGGGACGGCCATCGGCTATGAACGACAATTCCGCCAGCGGACCGCCGGACTGCGCACCAATACACTGGTGGCCGTCAGCGCTGCCGCCTTTGTCGATATGGCAGTGCGCATGGATGGTGCCGCCAGTGCCATGCGGGTCGCCGCCTATGTGGTCTCCGGGGTCGGTTTCCTCGGCGCCGGCACCATCATGAAAGAGGGCCTCAATGTACGCGGGCTGAATACCGCCGCCACGCTGTGGGGCTCGGCGGCGGCCGGGGCCTGCGCCGGTGCCGGTCTGCTGGACTCCGCCTTGCTGACCACCCTGTTCGTACTGGCCTCCAACACCCTGCTGCGTCCGGTCGTCAATTCGATCAACCGCCAGCCGATTGACGACCAGACCAGTGAAGTCACCTATCAGCTGTGCGTCATCTGCGACCGCGAAGAGCAGAAGCAGACCCTGACGCTGATCGACGATTTGCTGGAGGCCGCCCACTACCCCCTGGGCGACATGGATGTCGAGCCCTTTGGCGACGAGGAGGTCGAGCTGACCGCCACCCTGTTGTCGACCTCGGTCAAATCAGAAGAGCTGGACCGCATTGCCGATGTACTCAAGCAACTGCCACATATCAAGCAGGCCTTCTGGAACCCCAGCACCACCGAGTAAGACAGCTTGTCGCTGATTCGGGACAGGGAAAGCGCTGGAAAATCAGTGGTTTGCGTTTTAAGTGCGACCAGCTGTCGCTCTCAGGAGACAAAACGGCGACCTGTGTCGGTGGGGGGGATGGCTAACTGACTGATTAAAAAGGATTCGTTCGGGCTGGCACGCCGTTTGCAATCAGGGTCGTGCATTGTTAACAAACCGAAAGGTAACCCGATGAAAAAAATCCTGATGGCCTTTGCCCTGATCGCTTCACTGCTGGCCTGCTTCAGCTGGGCAGCACAAAGTACCCCGGCAAACCAGGCCGGCTCGGCCTCCCAGCCGCATGCTGAAGCCAGCGCCGCCATGCCATCGGCCGACGCACCCGCTCAGGGTGACAGCAGCGTGAAGCCATAATCGCCATGGCTTGAACACGCATCGAACTTGGGAGCATCAAGCGGGGCAGCCAGATGGCTGCCCTTTCCCTTGAGTGGGGCGGCTGGCGCGTCACAACGGGGACATCATCCGTGCCGTGGTTGGCGTTTTCGCCCTGCGGTGCAGAGGGTTTTCCACAGTCAAAAGGGGCCGCCTGATGGCTGCCCCTTTTGACTTTCAGAAAAAACGGTAAAAGCTTAGTGCTCTGCCGCCTTGACCAGGTCTTCGACCACCTTCTTGGCATCGCCGAATACCATCATGCTCTTGTCCATATAGAACAGATCATTGTCCAGACCAGCGTAACCCGTGCTCATCGAACGCTTGACGATGATCACCGTGCGCGCCTTGTAGGCTTCCAGAATCGGCATGCCGTAGATCGAGCTCGACTTGTCCTTCTGGGCCGCCGGGTTGACCACGTCGTTGGCGCCGATCACCAGGACCACGTCGGTATTGGAGAAGTCGGAGTTGATCTCTTCCATTTCCAGTACCTGCTCGTAGGGCACGTCGGCCTCTGCCAGCAGCACGTTCATGTGCCCCGGCATGCGGCCGGCGACCGGGTGAATGGCGTAACGGACATTCACGCCCTTCTCGGTCAGCATGGTGGCAAACTCCTGCAGCGCATGCTGGGCACGCGATACCGCCAGACCATAGCCAGGCACGATGATCACCGAGTCGGCATTGGCCATCAGGAAGGCCGCATCTTCGGCCGAGCCCGAACGATAATTCTTCGGGCCGGACGGGCCGGCCGAGCCACCGCCGGCTTCCGCACCAAAGCCGCCCAGCAGTACCGAGACGATCGAGCGGTTCATCGCCTTGCACATGATGTAGGACAGAATGGCACCGCTGGCGCCGACGCAGGCGCCACCGATGATCAGTACCGGGTTATTGAGGGTGAAGCCGATACCGGCCGCTGCCCAGCCCGAGTAGGAGTTCAGCATCGAGACCACCACCGGCATGTCGGCGCCGCCGATCGGGATGATCAGGGTCACGCCCAGCACCAGGGCAACCGCCACCATGGCCAGGAAGGCGGCATGGCTGTCACTGACAAAATAGGCGACGCCGAAGCCGACCATCACGATGGCCATCAGCAGGTTCAGCAGGTGCTGACCGTTGAACACCACCGACTTGGCGCCGAACTTGCCCGACAGCTTGCCGTAGGCGATCACCGAGGCCGTGAAGGTAATGGCACCGATGAAGGCACCGATGAACAGCTCGACCTTCTGGTCGGCACTGTGGGTCAGGCCGCTGTGGAACACCGAGGCCACGGCAATCAGCACCGCCGACAGACCGACCAGCGAGTGCATGGCGGCGACCAGTTCCGGCATGCCGGTCATTTCCACCGTGCGCGCCTTCCAGGCACCGATGGCGGCACCGGCGGCCATGGCCACGGCGATCAGGCCGAGGACCGGCTTGTCCATGATCAGGAAGGTGGTGCCGATGGCAATCACCATGCCGATAACGCCGAACAGATTACCGCGTCGCGCCGTCACCGGCGAAGACAGTCCCTTCAGTGCCAGCACAAACAGCACGGCGGCGATCAGGTACAACATCGCAGAGAGGTTTTGCATCATCGTTCCTTAGCGTTTCTTCTTGAACATTTCGAGCATGCGCTGGGTCACCATGAAGCCGCCGAAAATGTTGATACTGGCCAGAAAAATCCCGACGGCGCCGAGCACCGAGGTCAGCGTGATCGACTGACCGTTGATGTCGACCACCTGCAGCAGCGCACCGACGATGATCAGGCCGGAAATGGCATTGGTCACCGCCATCAGCGGGGTATGCAGGGCCGGGGTGACGTTCCAGACCACGTGGTAGCCCACGAAGACCGCCAGAACGAAAATGGTGAAACTGGTGATGAACGGATCAACCATAGTGTGTAACTCCTGTTCCTTTGAATGCCGGGGCCATCAGCCCTGAGCCTTGCCGAAGCGCACTTCGCCGTTGTGGGTCACCAGCGTGGCGTCGAGCAGGTCATCGGCCAGATCAATGGCAAAACCTTCCTTGCTGAGCATCAGGCTCAGGAAGGTCAGCAGGTTGCGGGCATACAGGCTGGAAGCATCCGCGGCCAGCAGGCCAGGCAGATTGTGCGTTCCGACCAGCGTGACGCCATGCTCGGTCTGGAACACTTCGCCACTGCGCGTCAGCGCGCAGTTGCCGCCACTTTCCGCGGCCATGTCGATCACCACCGAGCCCGGCTTCATGCCCAGCACGGTGTCTTCCGACAGCAGACGCGGCGCCGGGCGTCCCGGAATCAGCGCGGTGGTAATGATGATGTCGGCCTGGCGGGCGTGCTTGTCGACCAGCTCGGCCTGACGACGCTTGTAGTCCTCCGACATTTCCTTGGCGTAGACGCCGTCGTTTTCCGCCTTTTCCTCATCGGTCATCGGGACTTCGACGAACTTGGCCCCCATCGACTCGACCTGTTCCTTGGTGGACGGACGCACGTCGAAGGCTTCCACCACCGCGCCCAGGCGCTTGGCGGTGGCAATCGCCTGCAGACCGGCGACACCCACCCCGAGGATCAGTACGCGGGCCGGCTTCACCGTCCCGGCCGCCGTCATCAGCATCGGCATGAAATGCGGGTAGTACTGGGTAGCCAGCAGCACGGCGCGATAGCCGGCAATATTGTTCTGCGAGGACAGCACATCCATGGACTGAGCCCGCGTCGTACGCGGCAGCAGTTCCATGGCAAACGCCGACAGCTTCTTTTCCGCCATCAGCGGGAAAGTCGGGTTGGCATAGGGGTTCATCAGCGAAATCAGCGCGGCACCGGGCTTCATTTCCGCCAGCTCCTCGGCGGTGGCCGGGCGAACCTTGAGCACAATGTCACCCTGAGCCAGCGCAGCCTGACGGTTGTCCGCCAGCGTGGCACCGGCCGCGACATAGGCCGCATCCGGAATGGCCGACTTCAGACCCGCACCTTGCTCGACCACCACAGGGTGCCCCATGGCCACCAGCTTTTTCACCGTTTCCGGTGTCGCGGCCACGCGCGTCTCGCCAGCCGTATACTCGGCCGGAATTGCGATCTGCATCGTCTTCCTTTCACATAAAGTCAAATAGCATTAAAACCACGAAGCGGAGAATTCTGGCGCCCGAACGCGGCTTTTATTACGTTCGGGTAAACAAATCTAGTTTATGCCGGAATCCGGCGCAATACGTTTCCTGAATAGCTTGGCGTGAAGTTTTATCGCGCTTGCCGGGCAAACGAGAAAAACCACTGCTGGAGTAATAATCGTATAGCGACTGTTAGGTATGATAACCAAGAAAGCCGGTGAATATTGCATCGCAAAATATTTTCGCCCTGCAGGTGTTGAAATCGCGCGACGTTGTCGTTCGACAACAGCAGGCCTGACCGCGCAAACGCCCTGTCCGGCTGTCTGACAAGGAAAAGCGCCGACAGGCTGGTTGGCTCGTCGTAAGACTTTGGAAAAAATGGCAATATTCCGTTCGAATTCGATTAGTATTTTGACAATGTCGTTAAACCGGCAATTGCCGACGCCATTCACAAGGATCAAGCATGCAGTCCTGGCCTTACCCGCGCATTTTTGCCCACCGCCTCGGTGGCGCCCTGGCCCCTGAAAATACCCTGACCGGGTTGCGGCGTGGCTACAAGATCGGCGCCCGTGCCGTCGAGTGTGACGTCAAGCTGTCTGCCGATGGGGTACTGTTCCTGCTGCATGACGATACCCTTGAGCGCACCACCAACGGCCAGGGCCTGGCCGGGGCGCTGACCATGGCCGAATTGCGCCAGCTCGATTGCGGCATCAAGCATCACAAGGCCTACCGTGGCGAGGTGCTGCCGACACTGGAAGAACTGGCCGCCTTTTGTGTCGAACATGGCGTGGCGGTGAATCTGGAAATCAAACCCAACCCGGGGCAAGACGAAGAAACCGGCCGCAAGGTGGCGCTGGCTGCCCGCGCGCTGTGGCAAGGCGCCGCCATCCCGCCCTTGTTGTCGTCGTTCTCCCCCGCCGCCCTGCGCGCCGCCCGCCAAGCCGTGCCCGAGCTGCCGCGTGGTTATCTGGTTGAAGAGATCCCGCTGGATTATTTGAGTGAAATGAGCCAGTGCGCCGCCGCGGCGCTGCATGCCGATCACCAGCATCTGACGCAGGCGCTGGTGCAGAAGCTGCACGGCCAGGGCTACCGGGTGATGGCGTATACGGTGAATGAGCCGCTCCGGGCTCGCAAGCTGCTGTCCTGGGGGGTCGACATGATTTGCAGCGACCGGCCGGATTTGTTGCTATCGCTGTAAGCGCGGCGAGTCGCCGGGCTGATGACGCGCCCCGCCGCGAGACGGCCGGGCGCGTTTATTGTTCTACCGGGGCCAGCAGACGGTGAATTTCTCCGGATTCCACCATTTGCCGCAAGGCTTTCTGCAGTTTGTCCTTCATGCCGTAATGCTGCGAATGTCTGGCCAGGACCACATTGCGCGGTCCGGTCTTGATCGGCGGGCCGGCCAGCACCAGACGATGGCGAAATTCCGGGCGTTCCAGCAGCAATTCGGCCTCGCCACACACCATGATGGCCACATCGACACGACTGGCCACCAGCTTGCGCAGATTGGACAGCTTGTCCGGCGCGCCATCCTTGAGCAGATTCTTGTCCTGATCGAAGCGCGGGAAGTAGTGCGCCCCGTTGGTGACGCCGATATGCAGGCGCTGCAGATCACTGTAAAGCTCGACGCGCGAGTCAGGATCATTCTGCCGGCGATAGAAGCAGACCGTGCTGCCCTCGGCAAAAGGCGGGCGCAGAAAATCGACGATCGCGTCGCGATCCGGTCCGGGT from Paludibacterium sp. B53371 includes:
- a CDS encoding dihydrodipicolinate synthase family protein, producing MTHLWRGVFPAVTTQFHADESLDLAATARHIAWQLDNGVDGIIVCGSLGEASTLTAEEKLAILRTAKEVAGDKPVLLTVAEDSTRAARALAQAAHAAGADGIMLLPAMRYVSDARETLHHYQRVADASPLPIMIYNNPVAYGVNITPEMYAEMAHEPKFVAIKESSGDIRTLTNIINTVGQRFALFSGVDDLALESLMMGADGWVAGLVVAFPAETVAIWRLAQAGRWQEARALYRWFAPLLHLDVSMKLVQNLKLAQAMVGQGSEHVRAPRLPLSGREREQVEAIIRSGLATRPTLSPH
- a CDS encoding 4-hydroxyproline epimerase gives rise to the protein MAVSEFECIDGHTCGNPVRLVTRGAPALNGRTQAERRLDFLARYDWIRTGLMYEPRGHAQMSGAFLYPPTRDDCDVAVLYIETSGCLPMCGHGTIGVVTMAIEHQLVQPKTPGVLNLDTPAGKVVASYRQEGGKVKSVKLSNVPSFLLLRDVEVEVQALGRLKVDIAYGGNFYPIVETQANYRDMADYTPAQLVSMGNELRDFINAHYDIVHPLDPNIRGVRHVQWTGAPKTPGSHAANAVLYGAAALDRSPCGTGTSARLAQRYGRGLMKKGDVLVHESLIGSQFTGTIEEETEVAGLPAIVPGIAGWAIVTGYNRILLDDADPYVHGFVVG
- a CDS encoding FAD-binding oxidoreductase — translated: MNARSAIGLKPSVIVVGAGIVGIACALQLRLAGCAVTLIDRGEPARETSFGNAGALAVSDVIPLAEPGVLAKVPRWLLDPLGPLAVRWRYLPSLAPWLLRFVAASRPARVATLTTALSALLERVNDDYAALVDAAGIGHLWRRHGALTLYRSEAEFRAAEPAWQSKQRHGVQWRKLSGPALAALAPPLDPRWQVAVEVPAWSHVDDPYLFSLGLFDAFVRAGGQFIQDEVLATTGDGQVVRGVDTRAQGVLAADAVLIACGIWSDRFFRQHRYRVPLESERGYHVTLPHAGVALHHFLQCASESFVILPMANGGLRLAGTVELAHRDAPPDWRRAHLLVDKARQILGDFETRDMSVWMGNRPSLPDTVPLIGPAPDRPGLYFATGHGHLGLTLAATTGALLTEQICQRPATLDLTPYRLGRF
- a CDS encoding branched-chain amino acid ABC transporter substrate-binding protein — translated: MKQKTWAAWLAGGSLALSLPVYADTTVKIGFASPLSGPQAHYGKDNENAIKMAVDDLNAKPMTVGGQKIHFELVSEDDQADPRIGTQVAQRLVDAGVKAVIGHFNSGVSIPASRLYAEAGIPQLSVSTNPAYTKSGYKTTFRLVGSDSQIGGALGRYAVQQLKAKRIAVIDDRTAYGQGIADEFVKALQGMGKQPIARQYTTDKSTDFAAILTALKAQRPDVIFYGGADAQAAPMARQLKQLGINARLMGGDMLNTPTFIQLAGADANGHYSAVAGGLLEARPAGKAWVARYKARFNQDVVLLGPQFYDGMMLVADAMKRANSTEPAKFLPMIANSRYKGVTADFSFDASGNLQNAPVTLSRVEGDHWSVVSVVH
- a CDS encoding ABC transporter substrate-binding protein yields the protein MAASCLPLAAQSTLVVRYGPVSPINEYRWRVLDLALSHTRATDGPYRLQPYEGPPVSQSRAITLLERAQLDVVAIPCSPVREKILRPVRFDILRGMLGYRILMVRAEEQTRFARLSDRQLRQQILLGFNSQWADYPILIANGFRVTPTVGYEELFAMLAAGRFDALPRGLNEIGPELEMFRAKYPGLVAEPGLALFFPLPVYFWVNQSNAALAERIGRGLNAALADGSLKALFQQYHQQEIARLRREHRRVILLTNPQLPAGTPPTDTSWWWPH
- a CDS encoding MgtC/SapB family protein codes for the protein MSLMPHFGEAEFCKSLISLITAFVMGTAIGYERQFRQRTAGLRTNTLVAVSAAAFVDMAVRMDGAASAMRVAAYVVSGVGFLGAGTIMKEGLNVRGLNTAATLWGSAAAGACAGAGLLDSALLTTLFVLASNTLLRPVVNSINRQPIDDQTSEVTYQLCVICDREEQKQTLTLIDDLLEAAHYPLGDMDVEPFGDEEVELTATLLSTSVKSEELDRIADVLKQLPHIKQAFWNPSTTE
- a CDS encoding NAD(P)(+) transhydrogenase (Re/Si-specific) subunit beta; this encodes MMQNLSAMLYLIAAVLFVLALKGLSSPVTARRGNLFGVIGMVIAIGTTFLIMDKPVLGLIAVAMAAGAAIGAWKARTVEMTGMPELVAAMHSLVGLSAVLIAVASVFHSGLTHSADQKVELFIGAFIGAITFTASVIAYGKLSGKFGAKSVVFNGQHLLNLLMAIVMVGFGVAYFVSDSHAAFLAMVAVALVLGVTLIIPIGGADMPVVVSMLNSYSGWAAAGIGFTLNNPVLIIGGACVGASGAILSYIMCKAMNRSIVSVLLGGFGAEAGGGSAGPSGPKNYRSGSAEDAAFLMANADSVIIVPGYGLAVSRAQHALQEFATMLTEKGVNVRYAIHPVAGRMPGHMNVLLAEADVPYEQVLEMEEINSDFSNTDVVLVIGANDVVNPAAQKDKSSSIYGMPILEAYKARTVIIVKRSMSTGYAGLDNDLFYMDKSMMVFGDAKKVVEDLVKAAEH
- a CDS encoding proton-translocating transhydrogenase family protein, which encodes MVDPFITSFTIFVLAVFVGYHVVWNVTPALHTPLMAVTNAISGLIIVGALLQVVDINGQSITLTSVLGAVGIFLASINIFGGFMVTQRMLEMFKKKR
- a CDS encoding Re/Si-specific NAD(P)(+) transhydrogenase subunit alpha; translated protein: MQIAIPAEYTAGETRVAATPETVKKLVAMGHPVVVEQGAGLKSAIPDAAYVAAGATLADNRQAALAQGDIVLKVRPATAEELAEMKPGAALISLMNPYANPTFPLMAEKKLSAFAMELLPRTTRAQSMDVLSSQNNIAGYRAVLLATQYYPHFMPMLMTAAGTVKPARVLILGVGVAGLQAIATAKRLGAVVEAFDVRPSTKEQVESMGAKFVEVPMTDEEKAENDGVYAKEMSEDYKRRQAELVDKHARQADIIITTALIPGRPAPRLLSEDTVLGMKPGSVVIDMAAESGGNCALTRSGEVFQTEHGVTLVGTHNLPGLLAADASSLYARNLLTFLSLMLSKEGFAIDLADDLLDATLVTHNGEVRFGKAQG
- the ugpQ gene encoding glycerophosphodiester phosphodiesterase: MQSWPYPRIFAHRLGGALAPENTLTGLRRGYKIGARAVECDVKLSADGVLFLLHDDTLERTTNGQGLAGALTMAELRQLDCGIKHHKAYRGEVLPTLEELAAFCVEHGVAVNLEIKPNPGQDEETGRKVALAARALWQGAAIPPLLSSFSPAALRAARQAVPELPRGYLVEEIPLDYLSEMSQCAAAALHADHQHLTQALVQKLHGQGYRVMAYTVNEPLRARKLLSWGVDMICSDRPDLLLSL
- a CDS encoding ABC transporter substrate-binding protein; amino-acid sequence: MPAIAIRLIQRFLLASLLALSAPPLLAAPLATPAVQPLVLAFSPLPPWKVIDAQGTTSGPYLDIIRKLTDRVGVPLEVRPCPLMRCLEMLKRGDADLGIGIAPGPDRDAIVDFLRPPFAEGSTVCFYRRQNDPDSRVELYSDLQRLHIGVTNGAHYFPRFDQDKNLLKDGAPDKLSNLRKLVASRVDVAIMVCGEAELLLERPEFRHRLVLAGPPIKTGPRNVVLARHSQHYGMKDKLQKALRQMVESGEIHRLLAPVEQ